In Nerophis lumbriciformis linkage group LG01, RoL_Nlum_v2.1, whole genome shotgun sequence, the genomic stretch cacacacacacacacacacacacacacacacacacacacacatgcacacacacacacacacacacacacacacaagacagaCCAGTACACACAGTACGAAGTGGTATTGAGAGCCCTTAAGTAGTACATACATGTGTGATTTCAGAGTGACGATGGTGAACATGAAGTTCTCTGTTAGCGTCTTTCTGATGATTTGCTTCTCTCTGATGGGACTTGGTATGTTTCAGCCTGGTTCTTCTTAAGATCATGATATTGCTATATTACTACTTATTATTATACTTATTGATGTACTGTATaatgaatgacaagtgagtaatgtaaaaatgtttttgcagAAAGAAGTTACcgataaatataacatgaaatgTTGTTTCAGGATCAGCAATTCGCTGTTACAGTTGTAAAGATTACACAGCGAGTTGTTCCAAACAGCGAGACTGTAGCTATGACGACGCCTGTCTGACGCTCACAGAAAGAGGTTATTACTGCATTTTTATGGAATAACTTCTAACATTGTAACTTTGATGTTGGCACCCGTACTACATCTCTAACTAACTTGCTCATTCTGCTTATATACTTTGTCATAGCATCCTGCGCATGTGTACTTGCTATGGTAGTACCGTTACTACAATGTAAGTTACAGTCAATGCTAGTATACTGCTAATACCACACAACAAACATGGTAGTGCTGTGTCTACAACTTTAACAAGGTGTTTGCACTAACTGCCACATTTCCATACTATTTCCATTGCATTTTTGTGCAGTACCAATTCATAACTTATTTGCAATCCTAGTCTTATAAATATTTGCGATTGGAGTACAGTTTTACATGTATTTTACTATGTATCCTTTATCAGCCATGTAGATGTACTATAGTATAAGCAACTGTCCATGCCTGCAGTTGCACTACTGTATCTTTACTACACATTGTGGTACCTCTACTATACCATACCTTACTATTCATGTGTGAGTTTTAACACATACTACAAGTAATACACATACCTGGCTTTCCATGTGCAAGTTTGAACTTAAAATTGCTTTTAAGTAAAGTAACAAGTTTGAACGTTAGACAAGGGTGTTCTGTCCTCAGGTGACCACGACCATGTACATGTTGGCGACTTCACTAATATGGTTCTAAAAAATATCCCAAATAACTAGCACTaaatagtgtgtgcaaactataaaatagcaGGTACTATTAGCAGTGTTTGAATAAACTACATTACATAGTAACGCCATTAGTAATGCCATTATTACTTCTTTTAGTAACGAGTggtctaattaattacttttacgtGGGTTACAACGCTGTTACTAATAcgtttgatgtaacgtggcacgctacttttgatctGGACAAGTCAGCTTTACTAGTACAAGCAACAGTCACCGCAGACACACAATCCACTACTACGGGTGAATAATGAACATTCAATGAAGTGACTATCATCAACAACAATAATCCTATAATACACTATTTGTGAACAAGGAGAGACACAGGCATTGATGTATGTTCAATCACTTTATGAACTAAAAAAAAGCATTCCACAGGCGCTGTAGTCAAAAACTTCCTTCAAGTCTGCAGACTACCAAAGCTGAGCTAAAACAGCCAATGAGCTCACCCTTGCTGATGTCATGCTTCACTTGGCAACAGGAACCGCCTTTTGAAGGCACGCACTAACgcactcttctctcatgaaacatGTCAACTGCACACAGCAGATAAAgtatgtaaaagtaaaaaaaaaaaaagcaaagcatCAATTACTTTGCCAGTAATTAGTTGCATCTCTTACATAATACAAATATACTTACATTAGTAATTTAATCACGACTAAGTGTACTTTTTCAAACTGACTATTAGTGAACATGTTGTGGGTGATCCACCAAGACGCACTATGGATGCACAAGTGGTGCGGACTGCCCCAATAAATGAGTTTTTTAGGTGTATAACCGTCTGTCAAACATTTTCCTCCATATTCATGGCATCATGCTCCAAACCgtggtgttttgttatgttgtggaaCATGCATCAGACAATATGCACTTTTTCTGGGCAATATAAAAGCCCCTCCAGTGCTATCTAGACAACAGAAGAAACATTTTAGCCCGCCGAACATATGCTCCACAATGTTTCTCGTTGGAATGTAAGCACAAATTATAGCAACGTTCTGCCCGAGTGGAAGGGTTGAGCACAGTTATCAAATGGTAGGGTGATTTGTGTCATTTAGTAGCATTCAACACCTGGGATGTAACGCCAGAAAAATTACTGTGAGAGACGCCGGCAATAACCGTGATAGTGCGCCGGAAGGATCCAGACGTGAGAAAATTAAATGTTACTAGATGTTTTTTCATTTTGTAGATACAATATATTAATTTGTATCTGCTCACTCCAAATCAGCCCATCATTCAGCAGTCCAAAAATGTTGTTTCTGGATAGACAATATATCTCCACTATTTTGTAATCTGACAATTGCTTCGCTGAGTTGTGGTCATTCTCACCACATTTGTGCGTAattgtgccagtttgcacgtacCGTGCTATGGTGCTAAATATAGATGCATAAACGTTTGATAACTCACATTGCGTGCACtaaatgattacatttgcatCTCTTCCTCTATTGTGGGTGGAATGATAAAGTGCGTATACTTTATTTTCTGCATATGCATAAAGGAAAAGACACTAAATTGGATAGCGCAAATTATTTTGCTTATTTAACAGTTGCAATCCTGCGTGCagaagcttagtagatcagctttgcactattttgcatgtgttttgatacacacaaacctttagtaaattagACCTTGCAGTAAGtgtacttcctgtgtgtgttgcAGGAGGGATGACGTTCCGCCAGTGCCTCAAGTATTCAGACTGCGAGCACAGTCGACTTGGACAGATGTTCCCACAGGTAACTCAAAGTATTGATTATTGATTGGTGGGATGTAACTGTGAGACCGTCATCATGATTTGGTACCTCAGTTTTATGTTCAATGTTTGGTTCATATTGGGTACAGCAAGAAACACAATACAAAGCAAAAAATTCCTTAGCTTTTGTGTAAATTATTTCGGATCTCAGTGGGGTACTACAGTAATGTTATCTGAAAAAAACACCACATAAATATCAATGTTGTGTACAAATCTGCATTCAGCGATCTCCTCCTCGACCACGCCTACTGTGTTGTGACTGGTCGGGGGTTGAGGGTTGGCTCCAGCTCAGAGTTGCCTATGCAACACTCTCTCAAGCGATAACCGCTTAATAGTTAATAGTTATAACTAGCAAACAGTAAAGAAAAATTGCTGTACTTTATGCATGAAACATCTGTATGTGAAGTAGTGAGAGCAGAGGAGCAGTGATTTTAAAGTAGGTTTtccccaaaaaacaaaacatttcttATCGCTGTTTGTTATTGATACACAATTTGTACATCCAAAATACACTCTATggcattttcaagtaaaaaacacAAACGGTACTGATTGATTAAAATTTGTATACATACATTtcatccatggttctcgcccggaaaagggtggagtgccatctccgggttggggaggagatcttgccccaagtggaggagttcaagtacctcggagtcttgttcacgagtgagggaagagtggatcgtgagatcgacaggcggatcggtgcggcgtcttcagtaatgcggacgctgtatcgatccgttgtggtgaagaaggagctgagccggaaggcaaagctctcaatttaccggtcgatctacgtttccatcctcacctatggtcatgagctttgggttatgaccgaaaggacaagatcacgggtacaagcggccgaaatgagtttcctccgccgggtggcggggctctcccttagagatagggtgagaagctctgtcatccggggggagcttaaagtaaagccgctgctcctccacatcgagaggagccagatgaggtggttcgggcatctggtcaggatgccacccgagcgcctccctaaggaggtgtttagggcatgtccgaccggtaggaggccacggggaagacccaggacacgttgggaagactatgtctcccggctggcctgggaacgcctcgggatcccccgggaggagctggacgaagtggctggggagagggaagtctgggcttccctgcttaggctgctgcccccgcgacccgacctcggataagcggaagaagatggatggatggatggatggatggatggatggatggacatacattTCATGAAGTTTTGACATGAGAAATTACAAGATCTTGTGAAAATGTTGTGAAGTGCTCATATCAGACCATTCACAAGATGTAGGGAAACATTAAAAACAAGctgactatataatacttgcttaTCATGGAGAACGAGTGTTACATttgaaatagggatgtccgataatggctttttgccgatatccgatattccgatattgtctaactctttaattaccgataccgatat encodes the following:
- the LOC133618385 gene encoding CD59 glycoprotein-like; the encoded protein is MVNMKFSVSVFLMICFSLMGLGSAIRCYSCKDYTASCSKQRDCSYDDACLTLTERGGMTFRQCLKYSDCEHSRLGQMFPQVSSFTFKCCNSDLCNSAHSAAATSLIGVVASVVVTWWVTR